CTTTGCCCACATTGTAATGTCTTAAAAGACGAAATTCATTTTTCTGTCCGCATCGAAGAGCTCAAGTTTATGAATTTTAGGCTACGCATAAGCTTCCCGACATACTTAGCATAATTGTGTCCCAAGTTCCATCTTGCCATGTTGTTTCTGGCcataagtaacattttaataaaacgaACGAAGATGACACCAAGTGttaatatttgacaatatttcgACTTTAACTCCGTCAATATGATACGTTTATGTGCTAATTATTGACCCAGTTACAAAAGTGCTACAAACGTATTTGAGCATAGTATCATGTTTTGTGGAAACATAACTATGGATTTCCCATTCCAAGCAAGTGTGTCTTTACTTTTAAACAACACATCTCTAAAGAACCTGTCCACAGAAATTTACAGCTTatcaatacttatgtaaaaatctacagaaacaacctcagtagcaaaaaatttaaacattaactcggtttaatggcactgtgTAAACGTTaaaaacatagaacacaaaaacaaaaaatcacaaacaagaatcaTGGAAGAACAGAGCAATACTCCAccaacagcacagtgcatacatgctatatatataaaaactaggtatgtttatcaaggattgttaggtaccgccttggaacggtcagtaaaatgtaaatttactgggggtttaaatcAAACCTGCATAAGAGGGTTGCTCTTATGTTTACAATCACGATAGCCGTTTGATTTCACCTCATTATTCCAATATTGTGGTCGAATGAGGACCTTTCCAATATATTCTGAgcaaataaaagtgaaaattaCTGTCTGTAACAAACTTGGCAATATGTCCCGGAAGTAACCCGAAGTTGCGTGCGCATACAGAATGTATCCTGGACGTACTATGAGTAAGACAATAGTAATGTATAAAAGAACGGCAACCATGGCTGAGttcaatttaacacaattaCAGTTAAACACTGAAACGTTGCACTCCTTGTTTGAGAGAATCTTTAGCTCTGTGATGGTGACTtctgcaaagaaaaaaacagaaagaCATTCAGTTACATTTATAAGTATTTCGAGATCCAACAATACGTTACGGAGTCAGCCTAACATGATGTGATAATTAGGAGACTCAGAAATGTGACAAATGTATATAGTATTTGGAAGTAAACAACTACTTTTATCCAGGCAGACTaatcaaatgttatttatgtgtcAGCAATGGGGGACATGTCGACTAGAACACTTtcagttcattttttttcaagataaataataaaataataattcaaattaatttatacaAGTTATCATACCCGTTTGTTTTGTCCTGTTCCTGCAAAGAGCAACCAGCACGGTGACAATGACGGGTACGTATATCACTAAATATTCCACCAGAATAGCCCATCTTTCCTCGTAAACGTTTTTCTGACAGACGGACAAGAATACGTCAAAGTGCTGACTTCCATACGTCCCAAGCGTCACAAGCGAATGTTGTGCAACTGGAAGTGGGCTATTTTGCGACACAATCTTGATTACGGAAAAACTTCCTGTGATGATGCAACCAAGTGTGCCTGCGTATGCTAGACACGTAGACATCGACCATTTAAAGATctgaacaaaaacattatgcACGATAAACACGAGCACCACCCCGTTTGCAAACGCCGCCGTCATCGAGTAATCTAAGCACGAGCCGACGCTCGGGGGCCCCTGTTTTACGCGTCTTATCATGTAATTTTCGGCAATTGTCAACATGCACACGCTCGCGATCAGATGCAAAAATCCTGAGAGCACCACTGCGAACAGCGTCGTGGTATTTCGGCAGTACTTCCGGCGTATTAAGACTAGATGACCGACACAGATGGCACCGGCCACGAGGGCCGTGAATATCAAGCCGCTCTGAAGGAGctgaaatatgaacatcatATGACTAAGGTCGTCAGTCTGCTGAGATGCATGAAGGGTGGTGCTCTGACCCATGTATACTGTCTGTAATGAAATAACCAACGTACTTTATAGGTTTGCAACGTATGGTCCAGTTTAAACTCAAATAATAACCAAGCACCAAAGAAACTGAAATTACACCTTTATATTCGAAACAGTTTGCATCTATCAGTTATTAAAGTGTGTGTGTTAAACTTACCAACCGCTCGTGAGTGTTTATATCCGTTCATATTATTAACACAATAAACGACTGAAAGATAACAGCAGATTTAATGTTTACAACGGCATAATTATAAAcgttcaaaaattattttcaatacttaGTTAAGCACATTGGTATTTGAATGTAAACATCAATGCAATTTGAGTGTTATTGAAAGAGTTGGAAATAAGATACCTTTAACGGTAACCCAAGCTTTTTAAAGCGAATTTATTTGCGATGCAATTAGGAATAATGgaaattgacagccagctaacagttggcagccactttatacttaGCCATTAATATACCAGTTGTATATATGATTATCCGGATAGaatataacacttttaaaacacaatttacatATCAAAAAAGAACCAAATGAATAGATTTTTTCGTTAACGTAGATATATGTGGAAaagtttttgttgattttagcAAGGCAGGACAAGGTCTGCACGAACGTAAGTCGTATCAAAACCAAACGTAGCAAAAACTTTTCCGGCTTTCTGATTTGGGATGGTTGTTAAAGCATGTAAGTTTCAAATAGATAAACCGACAAACAACTTGATTACGTGCAATTAtgcaatttatgtttttatttcttaaatatcagCGAGCTGCGCCACAGGGTGGGGtaaaaagataacaataaagttatttatttggCATTGTTCCGTAATACATTCATTTACTTTCCCTAATAGCTTCAACAAGATAATGCAACAAACAGATTTATTACTTTCAGTCATGCAattcataaattaattattaaatcagtttttacttcaatattagAACTTAAAAAATAAGCTGATGACGTTTTGCCACTTgaatatatatagagagagataTAAACTAAATGGATATGGagaacatgtatgtattaatatagaTTGGAGAAAtagtaaaacacatttatttcattatgaatGTAGCTTCTACTAAAGAACATATTAAAGTTACAATAATTTCAGCGACGTTGAgaaaaatgaagaaatgaaaatataaaagaaaatacagaaTGTTCTTAAAAGAATATGGATGAACTAAAAACCATCGCACCACCAAATAGTGAAGTTCTTAAatccttaaaaaatataacttaaatacttAGGAAAAGGAGATATAGTCTGATATCAGTTGCAAttgaaagaaacaataaaatcaacagCAAAGTGTATAGAAGTattaagaagaaaaagaagaagaagagtaaagtttattcaaaatacattcaatacaatacatgtttgaaataggccaatatGACCCTAGATTAAACTTATGTAATACAATGGCATATGCAATTTTGGCGgaacatatttatacataagtttatttatattgcaatgttATCAACTGTATCTGTGTAATTCAATATAACATTCTTACTAtatcaataatgaattatttctgtttttatatatgATTGGAATTATTGTCGCTTTTACATACATATTCGATTCAGAAGAAATTGCCCATGACTAAATGTACGAGTATATGACCGTAAGTAAAATGTTTGGCGAGCATAGAAATGAATTAACAAATAgacatatcatattttttttatcttaattaagTATACCaatctgaaaataatattatgtttaaaaccttaataGTGATTGAACACGTTTATGAAACTGGTTGTATATTTACGTTGACCAGCATGATAGAAATTTAGGTCTGCCTTTAATTGCCTGGATTTTGGTATGAgtctttcttattttaaaatcattaaagataaatacagcAAATTTCTTCACAACATTTGCATTATAAGATGTTAACAACTTATTAGTTATAGACATACTTGGTCTTTCTTTAAAGTATCGCTTGATATATTTAGCtggtatataattatacaatattcaTTCAAATAGCAAATGGCATTCgtcttcttattattatatgtaGCGCATAACCGTTCTTCTCTTGGTACGTTTCTCCATCGATCAATTTCAATACCGAGCCGGTGTAAAGACAAATGTACTATTCTATACTATACTCCTGAATGTTGACTTTGTTATGATACGATtgcatttcaaaattatgtatgcTGCTGGCAAAGATTTGAATACATAGCCAGggttatttaaaatgtgttgcgAAGGTACAAACGGAGTAAAAGgtgcattttcaaaacacaataatatcaAGATGGAGATGTGTGTACCTAAAAGcgtaagtatttttttaaatatacatgtttaaggATGAGATTACTAGAAGTAATTTTAATGGTAGACAAGATGGTTACACCGATACAAGTATCAATGGACAATAAAATTGCTGATCGTGAATATATTGAGTAAACGATCCTTTAATACAGCAGCTGGAGAAAACTGGAAAGGCGCGTCCTATTGTTCTTAATAGTAACGATAACTTAACACATCTAAATCAACAGCTTTCTACAGCGATTTGACTGAAAGGGCAAGATGGGGTAAAGTCAGTCTTGACCAGAAATGGCCTTAATCCGAGGCGCTACGACGAGAGTACATCGTATGTCGAACACGAAAACTACAACCCATTGCTCGAACTACCGTGGCCTCAGAGACACCATCAACACTAGGCTACCTTTTTTGTTGAACAGTTTACTATAAGCTCATTTTATTGACTCATAGTAAATCTTTGTAACAGCATCAGCAGAAGCTTATATTACATTGCCATGCTA
The Mya arenaria isolate MELC-2E11 chromosome 12, ASM2691426v1 DNA segment above includes these coding regions:
- the LOC128212025 gene encoding uncharacterized protein LOC128212025 isoform X1 produces the protein MGQSTTLHASQQTDDLSHMMFIFQLLQSGLIFTALVAGAICVGHLVLIRRKYCRNTTTLFAVVLSGFLHLIASVCMLTIAENYMIRRVKQGPPSVGSCLDYSMTAAFANGVVLVFIVHNVFVQIFKWSMSTCLAYAGTLGCIITGSFSVIKIVSQNSPLPVAQHSLVTLGTYGSQHFDVFLSVCQKNVYEERWAILVEYLVIYVPVIVTVLVALCRNRTKQTEVTITELKILSNKECNVSVFNCNCVKLNSAMVAVLLYITIVLLIVRPGYILYAHATSGYFRDILPSLLQTVIFTFICSEYIGKVLIRPQYWNNEVKSNGYRDCKHKSNPLMQV
- the LOC128212025 gene encoding uncharacterized protein LOC128212025 isoform X2 gives rise to the protein MNGYKHSRAVAYAGTLGCIITGSFSVIKIVSQNSPLPVAQHSLVTLGTYGSQHFDVFLSVCQKNVYEERWAILVEYLVIYVPVIVTVLVALCRNRTKQTEVTITELKILSNKECNVSVFNCNCVKLNSAMVAVLLYITIVLLIVRPGYILYAHATSGYFRDILPSLLQTVIFTFICSEYIGKVLIRPQYWNNEVKSNGYRDCKHKSNPLMQV